CACTGAGTGAGCAGGCGATGCAATGATTCGCGGTCTTCTTCCGTGTGCAGACGCTCGCGAGCCTCGCGATCGGACAGCAACTGGGCGATTTCCGAAAGAATTTCGAGGTGCTGCTGGGTGGCCTGCTCGGGCACGAGCAGGAAGATCAGCAGCGAGACCGGCTGGCCGTCGGGCGATTCGAAAGGGATGGGTTCGGCAAGACGGACGAACGCGGCGAGCGGCTGCTTCAAGCCTTTGATCCGGCCGTGCGGGATGGCGACGCCTTCACCGAGCCCCGTCGATCCGAGGCGCTCGCGCGCAAACAGATTGTCAGTGACCGTGCTACGGGCGATGCCGTTCTGGTTCTCGAAGATCAGGCCCGCTTGCTCGAACACACGTTTCTTGCTGGTGACCGATAGTCCGACGACGACGTTCTCGAGGGGAAGAAATTTGGCTAAAC
The sequence above is a segment of the Paraburkholderia sp. D15 genome. Coding sequences within it:
- a CDS encoding PTS sugar transporter subunit IIA; translation: MERHSNASARRIQATFSPVNMNRLAKFLPLENVVVGLSVTSKKRVFEQAGLIFENQNGIARSTVTDNLFARERLGSTGLGEGVAIPHGRIKGLKQPLAAFVRLAEPIPFESPDGQPVSLLIFLLVPEQATQQHLEILSEIAQLLSDREARERLHTEEDRESLHRLLTQWQP